The genomic interval TGCCGCCCGCGATGGTCGTGCCCCAGCCGGGCCACGTGCTGGGCGAGAGGCGCGCGACGTCCACGCTGGTCGCGCCCGCCAGGGCCACCACCACCAACAGCGCCAGCTTCACCACCACCACGACGGTCTCGCTCTTGGCGATCAAGCTCGCGTCCAACAAGTTGAGGGCGGCGGGCACCACGATGCCGATCGAGATCAGCGCGTGCTGGAACAGCGGCTCCTCGAACACGCCGCCCGACGGGAAGAACGTCCGCGCGTAGGAGCCGAAGGCCGCGGCGTAGAGGGCGATGGTGACCAGGTAGTTCACCCACAGGAACAGGTTGGTGGCGCCCGTGGTCAGGTGGTGCCCGAAGGCCTGGTGGACGAACACCACGGTGCCGCCCGAGCTGGGGTACGCCGCGGACAAGCGCGCGTAGCTCTCGGCCGTGAGGACGGCGATCACCCCCGCCACGACGAACGCGATGGGCGTAGCCCCGTGGGCCATGCTGACGGCCGTCCCGAGCACCGCGAAGATGCCGCCCCCGACCATGCCACCCACGCCGATGGCCGCAGCACCGACCCAACCCATCTTCTCGTTCGCCATGTTCCGAGAGGACTACCACAGCACGACCCATGGAAATGTGAGCTACCACCCACATTGGAGCCGCACATAGGACGATGTTGGGATCTTGTCCTGAGCGATGGGCCGTGCCAGAACGAAGGCCCCCCCAACGCTGACACCTTGGTACCTACGCCCTCGCATCGCTTCACGCGGGACGCGTGGCCGCCGCGCCGCAGACTCGATCGACCTATGACTGCATCATCATCGCTCAAACTCTCGGCCCTCGTGGCCACCGTGGCGCTCCTCGCGCCGCACAACGCCCTCGCCGACGAGCCCCCCGACCTGTCGCCAGAAGCCGTCGCTCAAGAGGGTGGAGCGGAGGGTGATGTCGCGGCCGCCCCCACCGAGGGCGAAGAAGCCGAGGAGTCCGACGGGCCGAGCCGGCGCGACACGCGCGTGAAGGACCACGCGCTGGGCTTCGGCTACTACTTCACCCACATGCAGTGGGCCAACCGCGAGACGGGCGCGACGCCGCAGGTGAACTACCACGCGATGGCCGTGCGCTACGCCTACTACATCGGCCAGGGCGAGGGCTTCGGCTTCATGATCAACGCAGCGGCTACGGTCCCCTCCGCCGCCCGCCAGTCCGGCGTCACCAGCAACCCCGCGACCAACGGCCGCTACAACTTGCTGCAGACGTACGACCGCCACCTTGGCTTCGACATCAACTTCATGGCGGGCACACACCGTCGCCTGACCGACGACCTGGTGGCCATCGCCGGGCTCGGTCTGCACGTCGGCATGCTCAAGCTGAACGACGACGACCTCTCGATCCACGAGTACATCGCCATCGGCGCGGGCGGCTCCTTCTCGCTGCGCTACTCGGTGTCGGAGATCCTGACCGTGGGCGCGGACGCGAACGTCTCGCTCGACTTCCGCGACGCGGTCAAGCACCGCAACGCGCTCGACTACGCCCTCAACATCGGCCTCACCGCCACCATTGGTCTGACGTTCTGATGTCGGTTCAAGAAAGCCTCACGAGGTCCCCCATGTCCCGCGCGCTCATCTCCCTGTCCCTGGTGCTGACCCTCCACCTGCTGCTCGGGTGCGACACCTCGGGTATCCACCCCATCGGGCAGATCCTGGACGTCACGCCCAACTGCGACCCGCTCAACGACGCCAACCACACCACCTGGCTGCGCACCATGCAGAACAGCGCGGGTGAGCCCATCGGCACCGAGGTGCTGGTGTTCGGCTTCGACCCCGAGGCGCCGCCCGCGCCGCGTGGTGGGTCGCACTGCATGCAGCGCATCAAGGTCTACCGCAGCACCACCACCGAGGGGCACTTCGGCGTGGTCAACCTCAGCGCCGTCGGCGAGGGCACGCACACCGAGGGCGTGCGCTGCAGCTTCCCGCAGGAGCCCGGGCGCAACGTGCTCCGTCGGCGCGGCGCGCAGTGCTACGAGCTCGGCTTCCGCGGCTACATCGACCGCCAGTTCTCGTTCGCGATGTCGGGGGACATCCTCGAGGTGAGCTGGGCCGAGGACGAGGCCGACCTGCTGGAGGAGGACTTCACGGACAACGTCCTGCGGGCGCCCGAGATGAGCGACCGCGTCCCCGCTGGCACCTACCGCTACATGTCGGTGGGAGACGTGGTGGCCTCCATCAACACGACGCCGACCGCCACCCTCGAGGACGCGACGGCCGTGTTCCAGCTGTACAACCTCGCGCTGCTCACGTCCCAGACCCGACTGGCCGGCTTCGGCTCGGGCGGCATGACGCAGTACCTCAACTCCACGTCCGCGTTCGTCGGACTGATCGGGTCGGAGTTCACGGTGAACGTGGTGAACGTGCTCAACCCTCGCACCACCATCCACTACGCCAGCTTCCAGGACCTCACCGGGCTCATCGTGGGTGCCCCCGAGGGCGAAGACCAGATCACGGTGGTCAACGCCGGAGGCAACGGTGGCATGGAGGGCTCGCTCTCGTACTACCTGCTCGCCGACCGGACGAACCCCGCGAGCGCCGTCGAGGGCGATCTCGACTACAGCGACGTCGAGATCAACTCGGGCTTCGGCAACGCCGGGACGTACCACCTGACCATCGACTCGGCGGGCGCCACCTTCGACCTGCCCGTGGCAGACCAGATCGAGTACGACGAGACCCTGCCCGGCTTCGGCCACTTCGACATGAGCCCCATCCTCCCGGTCGACCTCTGAGCGACGCGCCCGGCCCGCCTCCACAGGTGGTGCTCGGGCGCGAGCGGCGCGGGGTCGGCTACGCGTCGGGTGTCGCGGACGCGCGCGCCGCCTCGACCGCCCTGGCAACGACCCACACCAACGCCGCCGCGGCCACGCCGGGCAGCACCTCGTAGAGCTGCCCGGACAGGCCCAGCAGGTACCACGCGCTGGTGGTCGCGAGGCCCGCGGTCATCATCAGCAGGCCGCGCCCATCGCCGACGCGCCCTCCGAACAGGCGTACCACCAGCACGGGCCCCAGCGTGGCGGCGAGCACGGACCACGCGATGAGCACCAGGCGGAACACGCTCTCGTCGGCGTTCAATGCGACGGCCAGCGCGAGGGCGCACACGGCCAGCGTCGCGAGCTTGGACGCCCGGCGGCTGTCGCGGTGCTTCGGCCAGACATCCTGGGTGACGGCCGCCGAGCAGGCCAGCACCTGAGAGTCGGCGGTGGACATGGTCGCGGCGAACAGCCCCGCCAGCACGAGGCCGACCACCACTTGCGGGAGCAGCGCGCGGGAGAGCTCTGGCAGCGCCAGCTCGCCCACCGACGCCACGGTGGAGCTGCCCAGCTCGGGCAGGATCACGCGCGCGTACAGCCCGGCCAGCACCGCGAGCACGCTGAACGGCACGAACCAAGCGAAGTACACGCGGCGCATGGGCGCGATGTCGTCGACCGAGCGCAGGCTCATGGTGCGTACCACGATGTGCGGCTGACCAACCGCGCCGAAGCCGCCCAACACGAACGCCAACAGGTAGGGGGCCCAGCCGAAGCGTGGCTGCGCGGGCCACCACTGCACCAACGCAGGGTCGATGTCGCGCAGCATGGCGAGCAACGCGGCGGGCGAGCCCACCTCGGCCCACGCGAAGCCCACCAGCACCAGCATGGCCCCCAACATCACGAACGACTGCGCCACGTCGGTCCAGATGGACGCGCGGATGCCGCCCGCCACGCTGTACAGCAGCACGATCACCGCGCCGATCAACGCGCCCGCCCACATGGGCCATCCCAAGAGCACGTGCAGCGCGAGGCTGCCCGCGTTCAGCTGCGCGGCGGCGTAGACGCTCAGGAAGGTGAAGGTCAGCAGCCCGCCCGCGACGAGCACCGCACGGTCCACCGCGCCGTCGCCGCGCGTGGCGATCAGGCGCGGCAGCGAGGCGACCTCGAGGCGCCCCGAGCGCTCACGGATGCGGCGCTGCGCGACCAGCCACGCGCTCAGGTCCCCCAACAGCCACGCGATCTGAAAGGACACGGCCTCGAGACCGGAGCTGTAGGCGTAGCCCAGCAGCCCCACGAACATGAAGCCACTGTTGTTGGTGGCCACCGCCGAGAGCCCCGCCAGCCAGGGGTGCACGTCGCGCCCCGCCAACAGGTAGTCCTCCACGCTGTCCGACGCGCGCGTCGACGCCAAGGCGCCGATGAGCGTGAAGCCCAACAGCGCCGCGATGAAGCCCAGCCACACGCCGCGTCAGTCGGCGGGGGGCGGCGGGTAGGCGCCGTCGGCGTCGTGCGTCTCGCGCCCGGTCACCGGCGGGTTGAAGACGCACACCATGCGCATCGCGGTCTCGGCGTGGAGCACGTGCTTGTCGTGCTTGTCGAGCGCGTACACGGTGCCCGCCTCGATCGGCCACTCGCGGCCGTCCTCGACCGTCACGACCTTGCCCTTGCCCTCGATGCAGTAGACCGCCTCGAGGTGGTGCCGGTACCAGAGCGGCGTGGCCGTGCCCGCGTGGATGATGGTGTCGTGCAGGGAGTACCCCATGTTGTCGTCGGCCAGCAGCAGGCGCCGGCTGTTCCAGGTCTCCCCGTGCACGTCCTGGGGTCCCCCGATGATGTCGTTCAGTCGTACGGTCTTCATGATCACTCCGCGGCCGAGGCGGTCTCTGGCTCGGCGCTCGGTCGGACGGCCGCGTCCAGGGCAGCCGAGAGGATGTTCAGGCCCTCACGCAAGAGCGCGTCTTCGATGACCAGCGGGCAGAGCACCTTGAGGACCTGGTCGTTGGTGCCGGCGGTCTCGATCATCAGGCCCCGCGTGAACGCCTCCTGCGTGGCACGCGCGGCGACCTCGGGGGTACACTCGATGCCGACGATCATCCCACGCCCACGCACGTCCCCCAGCACGTCCGGGTGTCGCGCAGCCATCGCCTCGAGCTGCTCGCGGATGATGGCGCCCTTGCGCTCGACCTCGCGGCAGAGCGTGTCGTCCTGCCAGAACTCGCGCAGCGCGGCGGTGGCGGTGACGAACGCGGGGTTGTGTCCCCGGAAGGTGCCGTTGTGCTCGCCCGGCGCCCAGACGTCGAACTCCGGCTTGAGCAACACGAGCGACAGCGGCAGCCCGTAGCCGCTGAGCGACTTCGACAGGCACACGATGTCGGGGACGATGCCGGCCTCTTCGAACGAGAAGAAGCGGCCGGTGCGCCCGCAGCCCACCTGGATGTCGTCGACGATGAGCAGGATCTCGTGACGCGCCGTGATCGCGCGCAGCTTCTGCAGCCAGTCCGCGCTGGCGACGTTGATGCCGCCCTCGGCCTGCACCGTCTCGACCACCACGGCGGCCGGCACGTCGAAGCCGCTGCTGGTGTCGGCCAGCAGCGCCTCGAACTGCGCGAGCGAGTCCACGTCGGGGCCGAAGTAGCCGCAGAAGGGCAGCAGGTTGGTCGGGTCCACGGGCACGCCCGCGCCCTGCCGCTTGCCCTGGTTCCCCGTGACCGCGAGCGAGCCGAGGGTCATGCCGTGGAAGGCGTTGGTGAACGACGCGATGCCCGTGCGGCCCGTCACCTTGCGCGCCAGCTTGAGCGCCGCCTCGACGGCGTTGGTGCCCGTGGGCCCCGGGAACTGCACCTTGTAGTCGAGCCCGCGTGGCGCGAGCACGGTGCGCTCCAGCTCCTCGAGCAAGGCCCGCTTGGCCTGCGTGTGCAGGTCGAGCGCGTGGGTGATGTTGTCCCCCGCGAGGTAGTCCAGCAGGGCCTGCTTGAGCGGCTCGGGGTTGTGTCCGTAGTTGAGCGCGCCCGCGCCGGCGAAGAAGTCGATGTAGCGACGCCCCTCTTCGTCCCAGAGCTCGGCGCCCTTGCTGCGGGCGAAGACGGCTGGGAACGAGCGGCAGTAGCCCCGCACTTCCGACTCGCGTCGGGTGAAGACCTGCATGGTCATGGTGTCACTCCTGGTGGGTTGGGGAAGCGGGGACCGGCCCGAGCGGGCCGATGCGCACGAGGCGCTCGGCGTCGTGCCCCTTGGGGAACCAGTCCGCGGGGTAGTCGTCGCGGACCTGGAAGTCGGTGTGGTGGCGTCGCGCGAGGCCCTGGAACAGACGCATGGAGGCCTGGTTGTGGGGCCCGACGTGCGCTTCGACGACGCGGTAGCGGCCGCTGCCGCACTCCAGGATGGCGTCGATCAGGCGGCTCGCGAGGTGCTGCCCGCGGGCGGCTGGAGATACGCCCACCTGCCACACGAAGAGCGCGTCTTGGGTCTCGGGGAAGCTCAGGCCCACGACGAAGCCCAGCAGCTCGTCGCCGCGCTCGGCCAGCGCGGACTGCATCGCGAAGCGGTCGCACGCCAGCAAGTAGGCGTAGGCCGAGTTCTGGTCCAGCCCGCCCCACGCGCACACCGCGTCGTACACGCGGCGACCGTCCTCGGGTCGAGGTTGGCGGAGCCGAACCCCTGCGGAAGGTGCAGGAGCAGCCCGAGATGATTTGTCCACAATCATTTCGTGAACAACGTGATTGACATCGATTGATGATATGTCAACCCATTTGTGTGCATATCGTTTGCGTACAACTGAAATTCGGGTGGTAGTCGACGTGCCCCTGCCCAGCTACTCTCCGACCACGATGACCCGGCCCGAGCTGGAGCTCCTTCCCCCCGAGAGCGCCGCGAGCGAGGCCATCCTGCTCGCGCTGCGCCGTATCAGCCGTCGCGTCTCGCTGCGCTCGAAGCAGCTGGTGCGCCACTCCGGGCTGACGCTCCCGCAGCTGGTGTGCCTCAAGGTCCTCACCCAGGCGGCCCCCAACGACGCGACGGTCGCGGCCATCGGCCACACCATGCGGCTGAGCTCGCCCACCGTGACGGGCATCGTGGACCGCCTGGAGCGCAGCGGCTACGTGCAGCGGGTGCGCGACACAGTGGATCGTCGCCGGGTCTTCGTCCGGCTGACTCCGGCGGGGCACGAGAAGGTGGACGCGCTGCCCACACCACTCGACGACGGCTTCATGGGGCGCTTCCGGGCTCTCCCCGCACAAGAGCGCGAGACGATCCTACACAGCCTCGAGCGCATCGTGGCGCTGATGGAAGCGGACGAGCCGCTCCTGGACGACGAGGGTTGAGCGCGCGGCGGAGCGCCACGCAGCGGAGCGCTAGCCCGCCAGCACGTTGCCGATCCCCACGCGCAGCATCGAGACCGCCAGCGCGGCGAGCACCAAGCCCATGACCTTGCCCGTGGCGCGCACCACCGCGCGGCCCAGGGCGCGTCGCACCAGGTCGGCGTGCAGCAGGAGCGCGGCGTTGAGCGCGAAGTTGGCGGCGAACGCGGCCAGCGTGGGCAGCACGCCGCGCGTCTGACCGAACACGAGCAGCGCGGTCATGCCTGCAGGGCCGAGCAGGATGGGGATGCCGAGCGGTACGATGGCGGCGTCGCCGCTGGTCTCGAGCTTCGCCTCGATGGAGTCGTCGACGGCCTTGGCGTGCTGCTTGCGGTCCATGCGCGAGAAGAGCAGGTCGTGGATGGCGAAGACCAGCAGCACCAAGCCTCCGGCGATGCGTAGATCCTCGACCGACAGGCCCCACCAGCTCAGCACGGCACCGCCCGCGATGGTGATGACGAGCCCGACCACGAAGACCGCGGTGAGCGCCGAGCGGGTCATACGCGCGCGCGCGGCGGCGGGGGCCTCCTCGAGGATGCCGAGCGCGACGGGCAAGACGGGGAGGATGTTGGTGATGGCGAGGAGAGGGAGGAAGACGCTGACGAACTCGTTCACGCGGAACACCTTAGCAGCCGTTCCGTGCACGCCAGCCGTGGCGCCCGTTGGGACGCCCGAGCAGCGGCACTCTGCGCGCCAGCCGTGGCGCCTGCTGGGCAGGGCGCCGGATCCGTGCTCTCGTGCGCCATCGCGCGCAGCCTCCCGCTTGGACGCTGCGTGGCGAGACGACACGCGACCATGAGACGACACGTGCTGCTCGAGACGGCCCCGCTCCCGCGGGGTGGTGCGCTGGGCCTGTATCAGGACGGCGAAGACCTGGTGATCCGCATCGAGGGGGGCCCTGGTGCGCCGCTGATGAGCACGCGCATGCACGGCTCGGAGGACGCGCTGGGGCGCATCCCGTGCGAGCGGGTGCGCGGGCGAACCAGCGCTCGGGTGCTCGTCGGCGGCCTCGGCATGGGGTTCACCCTGCGCGCTGCGCTCGACGCGCTGGCCCCAGACGCGCGCGTGGTCGTGGCGGAGCTGGTGCCGGGCGTGGTGACCTGGAACGAGGGGCCCCTCGGCGAGCACGCGGGCTTCCCCGTACGCGACGCGCGCACCGAGGTGCGCGTCGTGGACGTGGCCAAGGTGCTCAAGGCCGAGCCGCTTGGGTTCGACGCGATCATGCTGGACGTGGACAATGGCCCGGACGGGCTCACACAGACCAAGAACGACTGGCTGTACTCGCGCGCGGGGCTGGACGTGACGCACCAAGCGCTGCGGCCGGGCGGCGTGCTGGCCATCTGGTCCGCGGGCGCCGACGACCGCTTCGCCGAGCAGGTGCGTAAGACGGGCTTCGACGTGGAGGACGTGAAGGTCTACGCGCACGGTAACCGCGGGACGCGGCACACGCTGTGGATCGGCACGAAGCGCGCGCGACGACCGCGCGGGCCGCGCTGAGCGAGGGGCCTTCACCGACCATCGATCGTCCCCTAGACTCGCCGGATGTCGGGGGCACTGGCGGACGAGGAAGACCATACGGTGCGAGAAGCCGCGCTCGCGGCGCTGAGGCGGTGGCACGCCGAGCGGCCGTGGGCACGGGTCGATCCACGCACGCTCGCGCTCGAAGAAGTGCTCGCGGTGGGGCCGACGCAGGTGATCCTCGAGTCGCTCTACGAGCGGCGCGGTGTGCGCTACGAGCTGCGTGCCGCGCGGGGGCGGCCAGAACGCCCGGGGGAGGGTCCGGATCCGTGGTCGGTGACGCTCGAGCACCCAGAGGGAGCGCGCCTCGGCCACGAAGTGAAGCAGCGCCTCGCGAACGCCACCGTCCACATGGACTGCACGCTGTGCCAGAGCACCGGGCAGATGAACTGCGTGCGCTGCGGCGGCACGGGCAGCACCGACGAAGGCGGCAGCACGCAGGCCTGCTTCGGCTGCGGCGGGCGCGGCTACGTCCGCTGCGACACGTGCGATGGCGCCGGCGGCGTGCTGGGCGAGCCCACCGTGTGGTCCGTGTTGAGTCGTCACCGCGAGGTGCGGACGCTGGAGGACCTGGGCCTGCCGATGGACGTGTTCTTCGCGCTGCACGACGGGGCGAGCGGGAGGGACACGGAGGGCGACGGGGGGGTGCTGATCCACGTGCAGGAGGGGGAGCGCGTCCACACGCTGCAGCGCGCGCAGGGATACCGGGACGACGCGCGGCATGGGGCCAGCTCGGCGCTGCATCGGGCCGTGGAGAAGCTCGCCGCGGAGCCCGGCGTGACGGGAAACGACCGCATCCATCACCAGCGGCTCGAGGTACGGCAGGTGCCGGTGTA from Sandaracinaceae bacterium carries:
- a CDS encoding sodium/proline symporter, whose amino-acid sequence is MWLGFIAALLGFTLIGALASTRASDSVEDYLLAGRDVHPWLAGLSAVATNNSGFMFVGLLGYAYSSGLEAVSFQIAWLLGDLSAWLVAQRRIRERSGRLEVASLPRLIATRGDGAVDRAVLVAGGLLTFTFLSVYAAAQLNAGSLALHVLLGWPMWAGALIGAVIVLLYSVAGGIRASIWTDVAQSFVMLGAMLVLVGFAWAEVGSPAALLAMLRDIDPALVQWWPAQPRFGWAPYLLAFVLGGFGAVGQPHIVVRTMSLRSVDDIAPMRRVYFAWFVPFSVLAVLAGLYARVILPELGSSTVASVGELALPELSRALLPQVVVGLVLAGLFAATMSTADSQVLACSAAVTQDVWPKHRDSRRASKLATLAVCALALAVALNADESVFRLVLIAWSVLAATLGPVLVVRLFGGRVGDGRGLLMMTAGLATTSAWYLLGLSGQLYEVLPGVAAAALVWVVARAVEAARASATPDA
- a CDS encoding ectoine synthase; this translates as MKTVRLNDIIGGPQDVHGETWNSRRLLLADDNMGYSLHDTIIHAGTATPLWYRHHLEAVYCIEGKGKVVTVEDGREWPIEAGTVYALDKHDKHVLHAETAMRMVCVFNPPVTGRETHDADGAYPPPPAD
- the ectB gene encoding diaminobutyrate--2-oxoglutarate transaminase; the encoded protein is MQVFTRRESEVRGYCRSFPAVFARSKGAELWDEEGRRYIDFFAGAGALNYGHNPEPLKQALLDYLAGDNITHALDLHTQAKRALLEELERTVLAPRGLDYKVQFPGPTGTNAVEAALKLARKVTGRTGIASFTNAFHGMTLGSLAVTGNQGKRQGAGVPVDPTNLLPFCGYFGPDVDSLAQFEALLADTSSGFDVPAAVVVETVQAEGGINVASADWLQKLRAITARHEILLIVDDIQVGCGRTGRFFSFEEAGIVPDIVCLSKSLSGYGLPLSLVLLKPEFDVWAPGEHNGTFRGHNPAFVTATAALREFWQDDTLCREVERKGAIIREQLEAMAARHPDVLGDVRGRGMIVGIECTPEVAARATQEAFTRGLMIETAGTNDQVLKVLCPLVIEDALLREGLNILSAALDAAVRPSAEPETASAAE
- the ectA gene encoding diaminobutyrate acetyltransferase — its product is MYDAVCAWGGLDQNSAYAYLLACDRFAMQSALAERGDELLGFVVGLSFPETQDALFVWQVGVSPAARGQHLASRLIDAILECGSGRYRVVEAHVGPHNQASMRLFQGLARRHHTDFQVRDDYPADWFPKGHDAERLVRIGPLGPVPASPTHQE
- a CDS encoding winged helix-turn-helix transcriptional regulator → MTRPELELLPPESAASEAILLALRRISRRVSLRSKQLVRHSGLTLPQLVCLKVLTQAAPNDATVAAIGHTMRLSSPTVTGIVDRLERSGYVQRVRDTVDRRRVFVRLTPAGHEKVDALPTPLDDGFMGRFRALPAQERETILHSLERIVALMEADEPLLDDEG
- a CDS encoding MarC family protein, whose amino-acid sequence is MNEFVSVFLPLLAITNILPVLPVALGILEEAPAAARARMTRSALTAVFVVGLVITIAGGAVLSWWGLSVEDLRIAGGLVLLVFAIHDLLFSRMDRKQHAKAVDDSIEAKLETSGDAAIVPLGIPILLGPAGMTALLVFGQTRGVLPTLAAFAANFALNAALLLHADLVRRALGRAVVRATGKVMGLVLAALAVSMLRVGIGNVLAG